In Marinomonas posidonica IVIA-Po-181, a single window of DNA contains:
- a CDS encoding GFA family protein — MKNQFFEGGCLCGNIRFSAKGPALKPHTCSCRQCQRHSGSLTQAWVEFPKENITWIGADGEPSKWRSSEYSSRAFCANCGSTIGAFDDEPIIAIALGVFDRPNVKAIAPKSHSYISKRPKWWKVEVDA, encoded by the coding sequence TTGAAGAATCAATTTTTTGAAGGAGGCTGTCTCTGTGGAAATATTAGATTTTCTGCAAAAGGCCCTGCATTAAAACCTCATACTTGCTCTTGTCGACAATGTCAGCGCCATTCTGGATCATTAACCCAAGCGTGGGTCGAATTTCCTAAAGAAAATATAACTTGGATAGGAGCTGATGGAGAGCCTTCAAAATGGCGCTCTTCTGAATACTCTTCTAGAGCTTTTTGTGCTAATTGTGGCAGCACGATTGGGGCTTTTGACGATGAACCAATAATTGCTATTGCATTGGGTGTATTTGATAGACCTAACGTTAAAGCTATTGCTCCAAAAAGCCATTCCTATATTTCCAAAAGACCTAAATGGTGGAAAGTAGAGGTAGACGCCTAA
- a CDS encoding GFA family protein, producing the protein MEVIFGSCLCGEVKFKCENTFSQFHLCHCSQCQKTTGSAHASNLFTQPENIEWVAGEDCVKRYDLPGRAITSAFCKSCGSPVPYLSISGKALVIPAGILESAPNISPQDNIFWSEHASWYEAGIKSKKYDGFPT; encoded by the coding sequence ATGGAAGTAATATTCGGAAGTTGTCTTTGTGGAGAGGTGAAATTTAAATGTGAAAATACGTTTTCGCAGTTTCATCTATGTCATTGTTCTCAATGTCAAAAAACCACAGGTTCAGCGCATGCTTCAAACTTATTCACTCAGCCTGAGAACATTGAATGGGTAGCTGGTGAAGATTGCGTAAAAAGGTATGATTTACCTGGGAGAGCAATAACTAGCGCCTTTTGTAAAAGTTGTGGCTCGCCGGTACCTTATTTGTCTATTTCTGGGAAAGCGCTTGTGATACCAGCAGGCATTTTAGAGTCAGCCCCCAATATTTCTCCTCAAGATAATATATTTTGGAGTGAACATGCTTCTTGGTATGAGGCTGGCATTAAGTCAAAAAAATATGATGGCTTTCCAACTTAA